The Candidatus Nezhaarchaeota archaeon region CTCCAGGTTTATGCTCTCAATCTCTCATGCTATATTTTTTCACCAACCTTATCCAAATAGCTCGGTTTATGACGCTTAGGGTTCTACTTAAAAATCAAAAATAAAAGTTAAGGAGGTTTTATATCTCTGAGCTTCTCACTTGCTAATTGTCCTCCAATTCCCCAATCTTCTTTTGGAATCTCTTGAATTACGATTTCAACAGCCTCGGCGGGTATGCCCAAGTCCACAAAAGTTTTTGTGATGCCCAAAATTATTTTCTTTTTAGCCTCCGAAGAGATTCCCCTCCAAACATAAACCTGCACAATCGGCATGAAAAAAGTGCGCAGAAAATTTTAAATCTGTTGCTTAACCTACCCTAAACCATCCTATAAGAGGAGCTAAAATGCAGATCTAAACCTCAACTTAGGAGCTTTAAGTTCCATTAGGAAATACTGTAAAATAAAATATTTAATTGAACAAGGTTGGACTTTGAGAAATTCACGCCGGGGGTGGGATTTGAACCCACGCGCTCGCAAGAGCAGTAGATCTCGAGTCTACCGCCTNNNNNNNNNNAACCCCGGCATGATTTAAAGGTTCTTATGACTACTTA contains the following coding sequences:
- a CDS encoding tautomerase family protein; protein product: MPIVQVYVWRGISSEAKKKIILGITKTFVDLGIPAEAVEIVIQEIPKEDWGIGGQLASEKLRDIKPP